One stretch of Armigeres subalbatus isolate Guangzhou_Male chromosome 2, GZ_Asu_2, whole genome shotgun sequence DNA includes these proteins:
- the LOC134216387 gene encoding glucoside xylosyltransferase 1 isoform X1: protein MRVHRLLAVLVLTSFLLIWYYILRVNNGLFSGLSLGVNSTFRGFSLGRKSSNRLLVNGTEIAIVVVACGERHNEALNMIKSALMFNRNQAALKFVVVAEEKLKQNFVEKLDDWQEINENIFTYEIHSLTFPEANKDEWKKLFKPCAAQRLFLPSLLPHIDSVLYVDSDTIFLSPVQELWSLFRSFNASQFAGMAPEHEDKNAGWYNRFARHPYYGDLGVNSGVMLMNLTRMREFKWEEHIMPIYKEYRLKLVWGDQDIINILFHQHPDRLFVFPCDWNYRADHCMYMSVCDAPDGVKIIHGNRGYFHSYVQPIFNLLYTTIEEYAFRTDIHSNFIRTVEDSLVLPSNSNCDKLLDKFLQDPRKYFKQNQYIEET from the exons ATGAGAGTTCACAGATTGTTGGCGGTGCTGGTGCTGACTTCCTTTCTGCTGATTTGGTATTACATCCTACGTGTGAACAATGGATTGTTCAGTGGTCTCAGTCTGGGGGTCAATTCCACCTTCAGGGGATTTAGTTTGGGTCGGAAAAG CAGTAATCGTTTGCTGGTCAATGGAACGGAGATTGCGATAGTGGTGGTGGCCTGCGGCGAGCGGCACAACGAAGCGCTGAATATGATAAAATCTGCCCTCATGTTCAACCGCAATCAAGCGGCCCTTAAGTTTGTTGTCGTTGCTGAGGaaaaattgaagcaaaatttcgTCGAAAAGCTAGACGACTGGCAGGAAATCaacgaaaatattttcaccTACGAAATACATTCCCTAACATTTCCAGAAGCTAATAAGGACGAGTGGAAGAAGCTATTTAAACCTTGTGCAGCGCAGCGGCTCTTCCTGCCG TCTCTGCTACCACACATTGATTCAGTATTATATGTCGATTCGGACACAATTTTCCTGTCGCCGGTGCAGGAGTTGTGGTCACTATTTCGCAGCTTCAATGCGTCTCAGTTCGCTGGCATGGCACCGGAGCACGAGGACAAGAATGCCGGTTGGTACAATCGGTTCGCTCGTCATCCGTACTATGGTGATCTGGGAGTAAACTCCGGTGTCATGCTAATGAATCTCACCCGAATGAGGGAGTTCAAATGGGAAGAGCACATAATGCCCATCTACAAGGAGTACCGACTGAAGCTGGTATGGGGAGATCAGGACATCATCAATATACTGTTTCACCAGCACCCGGATAGATTGTTTGTATTTCCGTGCGATTGGAACTACCGAGCGGATCATTGCATGTACATGAGCGTTTGCGATGCACCGGACGGTGTCAAAATCATTCACGGCAATCGCGGATACTTCCATTCCTATGTTCAACCCATTTTCAACCTTCTCTACACAACTATCGAGGAGTACGCTTTCCGAACGGACATTCACTCCAACTTCATCCGAACCGTGGAAGATTCATTGGTGCTGCCGAGCAATTCGAACTGTGATAAACTGCTGGACAAGTTTCTACAAGATCCTAGGAAGTATTTCAAACAGAACCAGTATATCGAGGAAACATGA
- the LOC134216387 gene encoding glucoside xylosyltransferase 1 isoform X2 → MRVHRLLAVLVLTSFLLIWYYILRVNNGLFSGLSLGVNSTFRGFSLGRKSNRLLVNGTEIAIVVVACGERHNEALNMIKSALMFNRNQAALKFVVVAEEKLKQNFVEKLDDWQEINENIFTYEIHSLTFPEANKDEWKKLFKPCAAQRLFLPSLLPHIDSVLYVDSDTIFLSPVQELWSLFRSFNASQFAGMAPEHEDKNAGWYNRFARHPYYGDLGVNSGVMLMNLTRMREFKWEEHIMPIYKEYRLKLVWGDQDIINILFHQHPDRLFVFPCDWNYRADHCMYMSVCDAPDGVKIIHGNRGYFHSYVQPIFNLLYTTIEEYAFRTDIHSNFIRTVEDSLVLPSNSNCDKLLDKFLQDPRKYFKQNQYIEET, encoded by the exons ATGAGAGTTCACAGATTGTTGGCGGTGCTGGTGCTGACTTCCTTTCTGCTGATTTGGTATTACATCCTACGTGTGAACAATGGATTGTTCAGTGGTCTCAGTCTGGGGGTCAATTCCACCTTCAGGGGATTTAGTTTGGGTCGGAAAAG TAATCGTTTGCTGGTCAATGGAACGGAGATTGCGATAGTGGTGGTGGCCTGCGGCGAGCGGCACAACGAAGCGCTGAATATGATAAAATCTGCCCTCATGTTCAACCGCAATCAAGCGGCCCTTAAGTTTGTTGTCGTTGCTGAGGaaaaattgaagcaaaatttcgTCGAAAAGCTAGACGACTGGCAGGAAATCaacgaaaatattttcaccTACGAAATACATTCCCTAACATTTCCAGAAGCTAATAAGGACGAGTGGAAGAAGCTATTTAAACCTTGTGCAGCGCAGCGGCTCTTCCTGCCG TCTCTGCTACCACACATTGATTCAGTATTATATGTCGATTCGGACACAATTTTCCTGTCGCCGGTGCAGGAGTTGTGGTCACTATTTCGCAGCTTCAATGCGTCTCAGTTCGCTGGCATGGCACCGGAGCACGAGGACAAGAATGCCGGTTGGTACAATCGGTTCGCTCGTCATCCGTACTATGGTGATCTGGGAGTAAACTCCGGTGTCATGCTAATGAATCTCACCCGAATGAGGGAGTTCAAATGGGAAGAGCACATAATGCCCATCTACAAGGAGTACCGACTGAAGCTGGTATGGGGAGATCAGGACATCATCAATATACTGTTTCACCAGCACCCGGATAGATTGTTTGTATTTCCGTGCGATTGGAACTACCGAGCGGATCATTGCATGTACATGAGCGTTTGCGATGCACCGGACGGTGTCAAAATCATTCACGGCAATCGCGGATACTTCCATTCCTATGTTCAACCCATTTTCAACCTTCTCTACACAACTATCGAGGAGTACGCTTTCCGAACGGACATTCACTCCAACTTCATCCGAACCGTGGAAGATTCATTGGTGCTGCCGAGCAATTCGAACTGTGATAAACTGCTGGACAAGTTTCTACAAGATCCTAGGAAGTATTTCAAACAGAACCAGTATATCGAGGAAACATGA